A region from the Sutcliffiella horikoshii genome encodes:
- the spoVS gene encoding stage V sporulation protein SpoVS, which translates to MEILKVSAKSNPNSVAGALAGVLRERGGAEIQAIGAGALNQAVKAVAIARGFVAPSGVDLICIPAFTDILIDGEERTAIKLIVEPR; encoded by the coding sequence ATGGAAATATTAAAGGTTTCAGCTAAGTCAAACCCAAATTCGGTAGCAGGGGCTTTAGCAGGGGTTTTAAGAGAGCGTGGAGGTGCCGAAATCCAAGCGATTGGGGCAGGTGCGCTTAATCAAGCAGTGAAGGCAGTTGCCATTGCTCGGGGGTTTGTTGCACCAAGTGGAGTGGATTTAATCTGTATCCCGGCATTTACAGACATTCTGATTGACGGAGAAGAAAGAACGGCGATCAAGCTGATAGTGGAGCCGAGATAA
- a CDS encoding dipeptidase, with the protein MEGLFLRIFDAHCDVLWRMWENREISFKDSEILHVTWDGLKKSAAKVQCFAVYVPEKVRKESAFDVALEMIDIFYEEILQRFPNMKLVTTKKDIAELKEGQIGAILTLEGCDAIGTDLQKLRTLYRLGISSVGLTWNHANAVADGILEERGAGLSSFGKSVVKLNNDHFIWTDVSHLSVKGFWDVMELGEYVIASHSNCKDLCHNPRNLSDEQVQALIQKNGAIGVTFVPQFLSKNTQASITDILRHVEHFCTLGAVDHIGFGSDFDGIDQTVKGLGRIEDYTNLVNSLLKYYSETEVRGFLFDNFYKRFPK; encoded by the coding sequence ATGGAGGGGCTGTTCTTGAGAATTTTTGATGCACATTGTGATGTGCTTTGGAGAATGTGGGAAAATAGGGAGATTTCATTTAAAGATAGTGAAATTTTGCATGTGACATGGGACGGATTAAAGAAGTCAGCTGCCAAGGTGCAATGTTTCGCTGTATATGTTCCTGAAAAAGTAAGGAAAGAATCTGCTTTTGATGTTGCTTTGGAAATGATCGATATCTTTTATGAAGAGATTTTGCAGAGGTTTCCTAACATGAAACTTGTTACAACTAAGAAGGATATAGCGGAACTTAAGGAAGGTCAGATAGGAGCCATTTTGACTTTAGAAGGCTGTGACGCAATAGGAACAGATTTGCAAAAATTGAGAACCTTATATCGATTAGGGATTTCATCAGTCGGGTTAACTTGGAATCACGCAAATGCTGTTGCAGATGGGATCTTAGAAGAAAGAGGTGCTGGGTTAAGTTCTTTTGGGAAAAGTGTGGTGAAACTGAACAACGACCATTTTATTTGGACAGATGTTTCCCACTTGTCTGTTAAAGGTTTTTGGGATGTGATGGAATTAGGTGAATATGTGATTGCTTCTCATTCAAATTGCAAGGATCTTTGTCATAACCCAAGAAATTTATCCGACGAACAAGTACAAGCACTTATTCAAAAGAATGGTGCAATCGGGGTCACCTTTGTCCCTCAATTCTTGTCAAAAAACACACAAGCGAGCATTACGGATATACTTCGTCATGTAGAACACTTTTGTACATTAGGTGCAGTAGATCATATAGGTTTTGGTTCAGACTTTGATGGAATTGATCAAACGGTTAAGGGTTTAGGGAGAATTGAAGATTATAC